The following proteins come from a genomic window of Chlamydiales bacterium:
- a CDS encoding DUF3820 family protein, whose protein sequence is MTLLSTTTFVCLDCEFTGLDLEKDQIIELAAIRFTFSKILNEFNKLVKPNCLISEEAFAIHKISPEMIKDKPPVEMVISDFLAFLSNDMIVGHGVGLDIEMVNRAAERSGIPCNLKEHPYIDTLRLARLYGDSPNNSLEKLSHHFNISTEPAHRALNDVKMNIKVFKHLVARYKTLEQIMDILSKPIQMKFMPLGKYKGRLFSEIPLQYLTWAARMDFDEDLLFSIRLELKKRKQGGGFKEASNPFSDL, encoded by the coding sequence TTGACTCTATTATCTACTACAACTTTTGTCTGTCTTGACTGTGAATTTACTGGACTCGATCTAGAAAAAGATCAAATTATTGAACTCGCAGCAATTCGCTTCACTTTTTCAAAAATTCTCAATGAATTTAATAAGCTCGTTAAGCCTAATTGCTTAATTTCTGAAGAAGCGTTTGCAATTCATAAGATTTCTCCTGAAATGATCAAAGATAAACCTCCTGTTGAAATGGTGATTTCAGATTTTCTTGCATTTCTTTCAAATGATATGATTGTTGGTCACGGGGTAGGTTTAGATATAGAAATGGTTAATCGTGCTGCTGAGCGCTCAGGTATTCCTTGTAATCTTAAAGAACATCCTTATATAGATACTCTACGTCTCGCTCGTCTTTACGGAGATAGTCCCAATAACTCTCTTGAAAAGCTTTCTCATCATTTTAACATCTCTACGGAACCTGCCCATCGAGCATTAAATGATGTAAAAATGAATATCAAAGTATTTAAACATCTCGTTGCTAGATATAAAACTCTTGAGCAGATTATGGATATTCTATCAAAACCCATCCAGATGAAATTTATGCCTCTCGGCAAATACAAAGGGCGGCTTTTTTCGGAGATTCCCCTTCAATACCTAACATGGGCAGCACGAATGGATTTTGATGAAGATTTGCTCTTTTCAATTCGATTAGAGCTAAAAAAACGCAAACAAGGAGGAGGATTCAAAGAAGCTTCAAACCCCTTCTCAGATCTTTAG
- a CDS encoding FKBP-type peptidyl-prolyl cis-trans isomerase yields MKKSFLWLFCLFASTWSHAEIDHDQISETMGYLLVRHLVQPGFQCNLDRFIQGIQNARAGKEPPMSEEEYEQAISSIQETIFLQTAENNLAQADAFLKQNKMEKGVEEIDPQLQFRIVKKGSGEEVSCDSTPLIHYQGSLIDGTIFAHSDNPTPLPIKQSIPGFTKGLVGMKEGEKRILYIHPELGYGISGNLPPNSLLIFEFEVLKANANACEEMIQK; encoded by the coding sequence ATGAAAAAATCATTCCTATGGCTTTTCTGTCTCTTTGCTTCAACTTGGAGTCATGCTGAGATTGATCATGATCAAATATCTGAAACAATGGGTTACCTGCTTGTTCGTCATCTTGTACAACCTGGATTTCAGTGTAATCTTGATCGATTTATTCAAGGTATTCAAAATGCACGCGCTGGGAAAGAACCTCCCATGAGTGAAGAAGAATATGAGCAAGCCATCTCTTCAATTCAAGAGACGATTTTTTTACAAACAGCAGAAAATAATCTTGCACAAGCAGATGCGTTTTTAAAACAGAACAAAATGGAGAAAGGGGTTGAAGAGATCGATCCTCAGCTTCAATTTCGTATTGTGAAAAAGGGCAGTGGAGAAGAGGTCTCTTGCGATTCAACTCCTTTAATTCACTATCAAGGATCTCTTATTGATGGCACTATCTTTGCCCATTCCGATAATCCCACACCTCTACCAATCAAACAATCCATCCCAGGTTTTACAAAAGGACTTGTTGGGATGAAAGAAGGAGAAAAACGCATTCTCTACATTCATCCTGAGCTTGGATACGGAATCTCTGGAAATCTACCTCCTAACTCTCTTCTAATTTTTGAATTTGAGGTTTTAAAAGCAAATGCTAATGCTTGTGAAGAAATGATACAAAAATAA
- the tsaE gene encoding tRNA (adenosine(37)-N6)-threonylcarbamoyltransferase complex ATPase subunit type 1 TsaE — MGRNRRIIITHSAEETLNLGMNFGLEIELKKNIVVCLSGEVGAGKTTFVKGVVHAITGILPNQVVSPTFVYLRIYKNVYHFDLYRLDGCEEFLSLGFEEYLFAGGICFIEWSEKIISILPKRAIFVNLSHLTEESREISISKS, encoded by the coding sequence ATGGGTCGAAACAGAAGAATCATAATTACCCATTCAGCTGAAGAGACCTTAAATCTTGGAATGAATTTTGGCTTAGAGATAGAGTTAAAGAAAAATATTGTTGTTTGTCTATCTGGAGAAGTGGGAGCAGGAAAGACCACTTTTGTGAAAGGAGTCGTGCACGCCATCACAGGAATCCTCCCAAATCAAGTGGTCAGCCCTACCTTTGTCTATTTAAGGATTTATAAGAATGTTTATCACTTTGATCTTTATAGATTGGATGGTTGTGAAGAATTTTTAAGTTTAGGGTTCGAGGAGTATCTTTTTGCTGGAGGAATTTGTTTTATTGAATGGAGTGAAAAAATCATTTCCATTTTACCCAAGAGAGCAATTTTTGTTAACCTTTCTCATTTAACGGAAGAATCTCGTGAAATTTCTATTTCAAAATCCTAA
- the yihA gene encoding ribosome biogenesis GTP-binding protein YihA/YsxC, with product MKFLFQNPKFLKTVIDPIHFPTFGFLPEIAIVGRSNVGKSTLLNHLFKSKNLIKTSSTPGKTQAINFFSLNDQLIFADLPGYGYARVPFKVKKDWQILVEKYLSAKPKLILFLVDSRRIPNGDDLQMLEWIEAIQIPAILILTKVDKLKKNQRSQQTKNILDLLHPLPYVHYSVLKNEGRNQLIHFISEVLN from the coding sequence GTGAAATTTCTATTTCAAAATCCTAAATTCTTAAAAACAGTCATTGACCCCATACATTTTCCTACTTTTGGCTTTTTGCCTGAAATTGCAATTGTAGGTCGTTCTAACGTTGGGAAATCGACTTTACTGAATCATCTTTTTAAGTCAAAAAATCTCATAAAAACCTCTTCAACACCTGGTAAGACCCAAGCAATTAATTTTTTTTCCCTGAATGATCAATTAATTTTTGCTGACCTTCCTGGATATGGTTATGCTCGAGTTCCTTTTAAAGTAAAAAAAGATTGGCAGATACTTGTGGAAAAATATCTATCAGCAAAACCAAAACTCATCTTATTTCTGGTCGATAGTCGACGCATTCCTAATGGTGATGATCTTCAGATGCTTGAGTGGATTGAAGCGATACAAATTCCAGCCATTCTCATCTTAACAAAAGTAGACAAATTGAAAAAAAATCAAAGAAGTCAGCAAACAAAAAATATTCTTGATCTCTTACATCCCCTTCCCTATGTACATTACTCTGTTTTAAAAAATGAAGGAAGGAATCAGTTAATTCATTTTATCTCTGAGGTTTTGAATTGA
- a CDS encoding thiamine diphosphokinase yields the protein MLTLVANGIPPNQIFLSTLAKKSQGIVAIDGGLVACDEAGIDVDLILGDFDSVPQTLLDKYSDLIKIKTPNQNKSDLEKAIEYLVYSGFEMFTVCGALGKRIDHTLKNIHLLCNYPETMQFQSEYESCFAIPKSYILSCKKGQTISLIPISSRVSGVITQGLKWEIKNQTLTKSFSSLSNQAIQEKVSIQFDEGDLLLTINS from the coding sequence ATGTTAACTCTAGTTGCAAATGGAATCCCTCCTAATCAAATATTCCTTTCAACTTTAGCTAAAAAAAGCCAAGGTATCGTAGCAATTGATGGTGGGTTAGTTGCTTGTGATGAAGCTGGTATTGATGTGGATTTGATTCTAGGAGATTTCGATTCAGTCCCTCAAACTCTATTAGACAAATATTCCGATCTTATAAAAATCAAAACTCCTAATCAAAATAAGAGTGATTTAGAAAAAGCAATTGAGTATTTAGTCTATTCTGGATTCGAGATGTTTACAGTTTGTGGAGCACTTGGAAAACGGATAGACCATACTTTGAAAAATATTCACCTATTATGTAATTACCCTGAAACAATGCAGTTTCAATCCGAATATGAGTCCTGTTTTGCAATCCCAAAATCTTATATCCTTTCTTGTAAAAAAGGACAGACAATCTCTTTAATTCCTATTAGCTCTAGAGTATCTGGAGTGATCACGCAAGGGCTTAAATGGGAAATCAAAAACCAAACACTGACCAAAAGCTTTTCAAGTCTATCAAATCAAGCTATTCAAGAGAAAGTATCGATCCAGTTTGATGAAGGAGATCTCTTATTGACTATCAATTCTTAA
- the trxA gene encoding thioredoxin: MASSDIIKQFLDDNFDEGISQGVVLVDFYAEWCGPCRMLAPVVEELAQEMSGKITVAKVDTDQSVDVAARFEVTSIPTLILFKDGAIVKRVVGLKDLDALRKIVNQAL, from the coding sequence ATGGCTTCATCTGATATTATTAAGCAATTTTTAGATGACAACTTTGATGAGGGAATCTCTCAAGGGGTTGTTTTAGTGGATTTTTATGCCGAATGGTGTGGTCCTTGTCGAATGCTTGCTCCAGTTGTCGAAGAGCTTGCTCAAGAAATGTCCGGTAAGATCACAGTTGCTAAAGTTGATACAGACCAATCTGTGGATGTTGCTGCGAGATTTGAAGTTACTTCAATCCCAACCCTCATCTTATTTAAAGATGGTGCGATTGTGAAGCGTGTCGTTGGATTGAAAGATCTAGATGCTTTACGGAAGATTGTCAATCAGGCACTCTAG
- a CDS encoding DUF2709 domain-containing protein codes for MSISIRIKKDLLSFLEERRSPELLGSYLFYLEKKFQLNPVLFIPDKMIYQSSEAAIDKLEKEGKVWRETEIKIGFGPPSVNEHTKKIYICPFTGKVFANNTHPNPQDAIYDWVSKCPENKERIGGVPAKRFFVSEDPEIIKNYIKPRKEPLAKTVYSSAITGKLFNNKQSVIANFKDLYLKNLTLVEVQNQNRFQIEDSFLNFIQEHLQEKKIATFVENLSEDKDFHPYVNQWVETEES; via the coding sequence ATGAGCATTTCTATTAGGATTAAAAAAGACCTTTTAAGTTTTTTAGAAGAAAGACGTTCCCCTGAACTTTTAGGATCTTATCTATTTTACCTAGAAAAAAAATTTCAGCTAAACCCCGTCCTCTTTATACCAGATAAGATGATCTATCAGAGCAGTGAAGCTGCTATTGACAAGCTTGAAAAAGAAGGTAAGGTTTGGCGAGAAACTGAAATCAAAATTGGATTTGGTCCTCCTTCTGTCAATGAACACACAAAAAAAATTTATATATGTCCCTTTACCGGAAAGGTTTTTGCCAATAATACTCATCCTAACCCACAGGATGCGATTTATGATTGGGTCTCTAAATGTCCTGAAAATAAAGAACGTATTGGGGGGGTCCCAGCTAAACGATTTTTTGTTTCTGAAGATCCTGAAATTATTAAGAACTATATTAAACCACGTAAAGAACCCCTTGCAAAAACAGTCTACTCATCCGCTATTACTGGTAAACTTTTTAATAATAAGCAATCTGTAATTGCTAACTTCAAAGATCTTTACCTTAAAAATCTTACGCTTGTTGAAGTACAAAATCAGAATCGATTCCAAATTGAAGATTCTTTTCTTAATTTTATTCAAGAACATCTACAAGAAAAAAAAATTGCAACCTTTGTTGAAAATCTATCAGAAGATAAAGATTTTCATCCTTATGTCAACCAATGGGTCGAAACAGAAGAATCATAA
- the pdxS gene encoding pyridoxal 5'-phosphate synthase lyase subunit PdxS translates to MKDQELKIGLAEMLKGGVIMDVVTPEQAKIAEEAGAVAVMALERIPADIRAKGGMARMTRPELIDAIQNTVSIPVMAKCRIGHFVEAQILEALKVDFIDESEVLTPADEEHYIDKRDFKIPFVCGASNLDEALRRIEEGAAMIRTKGEAGTGNIVQAVRHMRAIQERIRYLQTLDQTGWQAEAKRIGVSYNLIYWTVEHGTLPVPTFSAGGIATPADAALMMQLGAQALFVGSGIFKSKDPENRAKSIVMATTHFRDATMLLKASQGLLEGMEGSRLAEISPEEVRNTMAIQ, encoded by the coding sequence ATGAAAGACCAAGAGTTAAAAATAGGCCTTGCTGAAATGTTAAAAGGAGGGGTCATCATGGATGTAGTGACTCCAGAACAAGCAAAAATTGCTGAAGAAGCAGGAGCTGTCGCTGTGATGGCATTGGAACGTATCCCAGCCGACATTCGTGCAAAAGGTGGAATGGCTCGCATGACACGCCCTGAGTTAATTGATGCGATTCAAAATACCGTGTCGATCCCTGTGATGGCAAAATGTCGTATTGGTCATTTTGTTGAAGCACAAATTTTAGAAGCTCTCAAAGTGGATTTTATCGATGAAAGTGAAGTTTTAACTCCTGCTGATGAAGAACACTATATCGATAAAAGAGATTTTAAGATTCCCTTCGTATGCGGGGCATCTAATTTAGATGAAGCTTTAAGGCGTATTGAAGAAGGAGCTGCAATGATTCGTACTAAAGGAGAAGCTGGCACTGGAAATATTGTCCAAGCTGTACGTCATATGCGAGCTATTCAAGAAAGAATTCGCTATCTGCAGACACTTGATCAGACGGGCTGGCAGGCTGAGGCAAAACGAATAGGGGTTTCTTATAACTTAATCTATTGGACTGTAGAACATGGTACACTGCCTGTACCAACCTTCTCAGCTGGAGGAATTGCAACTCCTGCTGATGCCGCCCTTATGATGCAGCTTGGCGCCCAAGCTCTCTTTGTTGGATCAGGGATTTTTAAATCAAAAGATCCAGAAAATCGAGCTAAAAGCATTGTAATGGCAACAACACATTTTCGTGATGCAACTATGTTACTAAAAGCCTCACAAGGGCTTTTAGAAGGCATGGAAGGTTCGAGAT
- a CDS encoding aromatic amino acid transport family protein yields MSFVVKKGSIFYATCLVTGTCIGVSFLSLPIVTGFTGFIPGILMSVIIWIFTLANAMFYAEATFGTPDGANFYTISKTFLGKIPAIIVSIIFLINMYAYIGAYILSGVSSFNLLSEKFLGFRFPFFLGSILYAFTFGVVVFCGIRVANRTNFIFLIGLVMAFLYTFYYQAAQVNTQYLTRIAWIYIYFSFPIIFSSFGFNLIIPTLCTYLHREKKKVQLSIFYGVTSALIFYIVWQWIIVGSMGKIPLWLSFSEGKEMTQFPWGKEFPMVMRSLNCVILFAANTSVIGVTLSMIDFYSDCFSIPLTRRIYQTRFMICCLIFLPSLPIILLYHSPFIGKIINYAIVPGGSFIINAIVPIFMVAKARYFYKLPTPHFVPGGCYLLFLIGFAIFFLIYLQGISISVI; encoded by the coding sequence TTGAGCTTTGTAGTGAAGAAAGGTTCTATTTTTTATGCTACTTGCTTGGTTACAGGAACTTGTATTGGAGTTTCTTTTCTTAGCCTTCCGATTGTCACAGGATTCACAGGGTTTATTCCTGGGATTTTAATGAGTGTGATAATTTGGATTTTCACTCTTGCTAATGCAATGTTTTATGCAGAGGCGACTTTTGGAACTCCTGATGGAGCGAATTTTTATACAATTTCTAAAACTTTTTTAGGCAAAATTCCTGCCATTATCGTCTCTATTATTTTTTTAATCAATATGTATGCCTATATTGGAGCTTACATCTTATCCGGAGTATCTTCTTTTAATCTACTGAGTGAAAAATTTTTAGGATTTCGTTTTCCTTTTTTTCTAGGATCCATTCTTTATGCATTTACTTTTGGAGTAGTCGTTTTCTGTGGAATAAGAGTGGCCAATCGAACAAATTTTATCTTCCTGATCGGACTGGTGATGGCTTTTCTCTATACTTTTTACTATCAAGCTGCTCAAGTCAATACTCAATATTTAACTCGAATTGCATGGATTTATATCTATTTCTCCTTCCCAATTATTTTTAGCTCATTTGGTTTCAATTTAATTATCCCAACACTCTGCACTTATTTGCATCGAGAAAAAAAGAAAGTACAGTTATCTATTTTTTATGGCGTCACTAGCGCCCTCATTTTTTATATCGTATGGCAATGGATCATCGTGGGTTCCATGGGGAAAATTCCTCTTTGGTTATCTTTCTCTGAAGGCAAGGAAATGACTCAGTTTCCTTGGGGAAAAGAATTTCCAATGGTGATGAGATCCTTAAATTGTGTCATTCTTTTTGCAGCTAATACCTCAGTCATTGGGGTGACTCTATCTATGATTGATTTTTACAGTGATTGCTTTTCTATTCCCTTAACAAGACGGATCTATCAAACCCGTTTTATGATTTGTTGTCTAATTTTCCTTCCTTCATTACCTATAATTCTTCTATATCACAGCCCTTTCATAGGAAAAATTATCAATTACGCCATTGTTCCAGGAGGAAGTTTTATTATTAATGCCATTGTCCCTATTTTCATGGTTGCAAAAGCAAGGTATTTCTATAAACTCCCGACACCTCACTTTGTACCCGGAGGATGTTATCTTCTCTTTTTAATTGGATTTGCAATCTTTTTTTTAATCTATTTACAAGGAATCTCGATCTCTGTGATCTAA